Proteins encoded by one window of Arabidopsis thaliana chromosome 2, partial sequence:
- the ARI10 gene encoding RING/U-box superfamily protein (ARIADNE 10 (ARI10); FUNCTIONS IN: zinc ion binding; CONTAINS InterPro DOMAIN/s: Zinc finger, C6HC-type (InterPro:IPR002867), Zinc finger, RING-type (InterPro:IPR001841); BEST Arabidopsis thaliana protein match is: RING/U-box superfamily protein (TAIR:AT2G31770.1); Has 3151 Blast hits to 3123 proteins in 229 species: Archae - 0; Bacteria - 0; Metazoa - 1297; Fungi - 638; Plants - 670; Viruses - 10; Other Eukaryotes - 536 (source: NCBI BLink).) has translation MDYSDDDMIDNESGEENNSDGGGNESYNYNAAVDTIILSEKSYVIIKEEEILKLQRDDIERVSTILFLSQVEAIVLLLHYHWCVSKLEDEWFTDEERIRKTVGILKEPVVDVNGTEVDIQCGICFESYTRKEIASVSCGHPYCKTCWTGYITTKIEDGPGCLRVKCPEPSCYAVVGQDMIDEVTEKKDKDKYYRYFLRSYVEDGKKMKWCPSPGCECAVEFGESSGYDVACLCSYRFCWNCSEDAHSPVDCETVSKWIFKNQDESENKNWILANSKPCPKCKRPIEKSHGCNHMTCSASCGHRFCWICGKSYSDHYACNNYVEDADHDKRTLLQSEIKRYTHYYVRWVENQSSRLKAMSDLEKFQSVQLKQLSDNQCKPKIDLQFIVDAWLQIIECRRVLKWTYAYGYYLDNLAKRPLFEYLQGEAETGLERLHHCAENELKQFFIKSEDPSDTFNAFRMKLTGLTKVTKTYFDNLVKALENGLADVTKSSEESADFLETQKLYDAYISEGCFF, from the exons ATGGATTATTCAGATGATGACATGATCGATAACGAATCAGGGGAGGAGAATAACAGCGATGGTGGTGGTAATGAATCCTACAACTACAACGCTGCGGTAGACACAATTATTCTATCTGAGAAAAGTTACGTGATTatcaaggaagaagagattctGAAGCTTCAAAGAGACGACATCGAACGAGTTTCCACGATTCTCTTTCTAAGCCAAGTGGAAGCGATTGTTCTGCTTCTTCACTATCATTGGTGTGTTAGTAAACTCGAAGATGAATGGTTTACGGACGAAGAGAGAATCCGTAAAACCGTTGGTATATTAAAGGAGCCTGTCGTTGATGTTAATGGTACAGAAGTGGATATTCAATGTGGAATTTGCTTTGAATCATACACTCGAAAGGAAATTGCTAGTGTTTCTTGTGGTCATCCTTATTGCAAGACCTGCTGGACTGGTTACATCACTACGAAAATCGAAGACGGTCCGGGATGTTTAAGGGTTAAATGTCCCGAACCTTCTTGTTACGCTGTTGTTGGTCAAGACATGATCGATGAGGTTactgagaagaaagataaggACAAGTAttatagatattttcttaGGTCTTATGTCGAAGAcgggaagaagatgaaatggtGTCCATCACCGGGATGCGAATGCGCGGTTGAATTTGGTGAAAGTAGTGGTTACGATGTTGCTTGTTTGTGTTCGTATAGGTTTTGCTGGAATTGCAGTGAAGATGCTCACAGTCCTGTGGATTGTGAAACAGTGTCAAAATGGATATTCAAGAACCAAGATGAGTCGGAGAACAAGAATTGGATACTAGCGAATTCGAAGCCATGTCCTAAATGCAAACGTCCTATCGAGAAGAGCCATGGATGTAACCATATGACATGCTCAGCGTCGTGTGGCCATcgtttttgttggatttgtggTAAATCATATAGTGATCACTATGCTTGCAACAATTATGTTGAAGATGCTGATCACGATAAGAGAACATTGCTTCAGAGTGAAATCAAAAGATACACGCATTATTATGTAAGATGGGTAGAAAATCAATCGTCGAGGCTTAAGGCTATGAGTGATCTGGAGAAATTCCAATCGGTGCAGCTAAAGCAGCTTAGTGACAATCAGTGCAAACCAAAAATTGATCTCCAATTCATTGTAGATGCATGGCTTCAG ATCATCGAATGTAGGAGAGTCTTGAAATGGACATATGCATATGGATACTACCTTGATAATCTCGCCAAGCGACCATTGTTTGAGTATTTGCAAG GGGAGGCTGAAACAGGTTTGGAGAGGCTTCATCATTGTGCAGAGAATGAGttgaaacaatttttcatTAAAAGTGAAGATCCATCCGATACTTTCAATGCATTCCGGATGAAATTAACTGGTTTGACTAAAGTAACTAAAACCTATTTCGATAATCTGGTGAAAGCTTTGGAGAATGGTCTTGCTGATGTGACCAAATCAAGTGAAGAATCTGCTGATTTTCTCGAAACACAAAAGCTATATGATGCTTATATAAGTGAAGGCTGCTTCTTCTGA